In Thermodesulfobacteriota bacterium, a genomic segment contains:
- a CDS encoding NADH-quinone oxidoreductase subunit H: protein MSFLETAAHLALLLLLPPFLMGVVTRTKSWFSGRRGPGLLQPYRDLARLLRKGATFSPTAGAPFRLGPAAGVASVLLAGLLVPLVPGTAPLAFRGDFVVFLYALALGRFLTALAALDTGSAFEGMGASREVTFSALAEPALLLGLGVLLRATGELSLAPALGPAWSGQGLALGLVAASLFLVFLAENCRIPVDDPTTHLELTMIHEVMVLDHSGPDFGFILYGASVKFLVLGALLVNLLLPGPARGLPWWGGLAAVAAGLVALSAAVGIAESAMARLRLSRVPVYLAAAIAFPALGLALTFA, encoded by the coding sequence GTGTCCTTCCTCGAGACCGCCGCCCACCTGGCCCTTCTGCTCCTTCTGCCCCCGTTCCTTATGGGGGTGGTGACGCGCACCAAGTCCTGGTTCTCCGGACGCCGGGGACCGGGTCTCCTCCAGCCCTACCGGGATCTCGCCCGGCTCCTGCGCAAGGGGGCGACCTTCAGCCCCACCGCGGGGGCTCCCTTCCGGCTGGGACCGGCGGCGGGGGTTGCCTCGGTGCTCCTCGCGGGGCTCCTGGTGCCGCTGGTGCCGGGGACGGCCCCCCTGGCCTTCCGGGGGGACTTCGTGGTGTTCCTCTACGCCCTGGCCCTGGGGCGCTTTCTCACGGCGCTCGCGGCGCTGGACACGGGCTCGGCCTTCGAGGGCATGGGGGCGAGCCGTGAGGTGACGTTTTCCGCACTGGCCGAGCCGGCGCTCCTCCTGGGGTTGGGCGTCCTCCTGCGGGCCACGGGGGAGCTGAGCCTCGCCCCTGCCCTGGGCCCCGCGTGGAGCGGGCAGGGGCTGGCCCTGGGCCTGGTGGCGGCGAGCCTCTTCCTCGTCTTCCTGGCCGAGAACTGCCGCATCCCGGTGGACGACCCCACCACCCACCTGGAGCTCACCATGATCCACGAGGTCATGGTGCTGGACCACTCGGGCCCGGACTTCGGCTTCATCCTCTACGGGGCGTCGGTGAAGTTCCTGGTGCTGGGCGCGCTCCTGGTGAACCTGCTCCTGCCCGGACCGGCCCGGGGGCTCCCCTGGTGGGGGGGCCTGGCGGCCGTGGCGGCCGGGCTCGTAGCCCTTTCGGCGGCCGTGGGAATCGCGGAGTCGGCCATGGCGAGGCTTCGCCTGAGCCGCGTGCCGGTGTACCTCGCTGCCGCCATCGCCTTTCCGGCCCTGGGTCTGGCGCTGACGTTTGCGTGA